The Fragaria vesca subsp. vesca linkage group LG2, FraVesHawaii_1.0, whole genome shotgun sequence genome includes a window with the following:
- the LOC101314711 gene encoding U-box domain-containing protein 3-like: protein MAQATRHRGGEMDTASIKCLINSISRLVHLVSCQTVKSVPIQKVYRTIVDVLKLLKPLLDEVVDYHIPSDDILFQECEELDMVVNEAREFIENWSPKSSKLLSALRSEPLLIKIQNSSLKICCTLSRLLQSSSSRSGLMGLQQCMQEIERLKPERVTEYLEEALKSQTKDFMPSTKYLMKITELLSLTSSQELLKESIAVEKERMNVEVRDIRGELAKIDQVVVLVSHIREFMVKSDHITASGIPVPPYFRCPLSSELMLDPVIVASGQTYERTSIQKWLDHGLIICPKTRHRLTHTNLIPNYTFKAMVESWCQENNIILAMNSHCTNAITVPSPSGHISPEGLIHTDTQYSMRSSNSTSRSSVEVEKQRKDEYPRLSGEKSNGCPSGEKGQSSPKQSYIHSRSESASSTVSSVDYMPPPSIKVSGISNKHQKDNDFSGEITSEYPGDSPNYPNKQLLPFSSSESDGLTTTSHVMKLIEDLKSQLDDVQTMAAEELRLLAKHNMDNRIIIGQCGAITPLLSLLYSEVKIMQEHAVTALLNLSINEDNKAMIAEAGAIEPLIHVLKTGNDGAKENSAAALFSLSVLDEYKAKIGRSGAVKALVDLLRSGTLRGKKDAATALFNLSIFHENKARLVQAGAVKYLIELMDPDTGMADKAVALLANLSTIAEGRLAIARGGGIPLLVEIVESGSQRGKENSASVLLQLCLHSPKFCTMVLQEGAVPPLVALSQSGTPRAKEKAQQLLSHFRNQREGAMGKGK, encoded by the exons ATGGCTCAAGCCACCAGGCATAGAGGAG GTGAGATGGACACAGCGTCTATAAAATGTCTAATCAATAGTATATCGCGATTGGTTCATCTAGTTTCATGCCAAACAGTGAAGTCTGTGCCTATTCAGAAGGTTTACAGAACCATAGTTGATGTATTGAAGCTTTTGAAGCCATTACTTGATGAGGTAGTTGATTACCATATCCCTTCAGATGATATTCTATTTCAAGAGTGTGAAGAACTGGACATGGTTGTCAATGAAGCCCGGGAATTCATTGAAAACTGGTCTCCAAAGTCGAGCAAACTATTAAGT GCTTTGCGGAGTGAGCCATTGTTGATAAAGATACAAAATTCATCGCTCAAGATTTGCTGTACATTAAGTAGATTATTACAGTCGTCTTCATCTCGTTCCGGTTTAATGGGTCTTCAG CAATGTATGCAGGAAATTGAACGTTTGAAGCCTGAAAGAGTAACAGAATACTTAGAAGAGGCTCTGAAAAGTCAAACAAAAGATTTCATGCCTTCCACCAAATATCTTATGAAAATTACTGAATTGCTTAGCTTGACTTCCAGCCAAGAACTGTTGAAAGAAAGTATTGCTGTAGAAAAGGAAAGAATGAATGTTGAAGTTCGTGATATTAGAGGGGAACTAGCTAAAATCGACCAAGTTGTGGTTCTTGTCTCCCATATTCGCGAATTCATGGTTAAAAGTGACCACATTACCGCATCTGGCATCCCAGTCCCTCCATACTTCCGCTGCCCTTTGTCTTCAGAGCTCATGTTGGATCCTGTGATTGTAGCTTCAGGTCAAACATACGAGAGAACTTCCATTCAGAAGTGGCTTGATCATGGGTTGATTATCTGCCCAAAGACCCGTCACAGGCTGACACATACAAACCTCATTCCTAATTATACGTTCAAAGCTATGGTAGAAAGTTGGTGTCAGGAAAATAATATTATACTTGCGATGAACTCTCACTGCACTAATGCTATCACTGTCCCATCTCCATCAGGTCACATCTCTCCTGAAGGTTTAATTCACACAGATACCCAGTACTCCATGCGCAGTAGCAATTCAACATCAAGATCCTCTGTTGAAGTTGAGAAGCAAAGAAAAGATGAATATCCTAGATTGAGTGGAGAAAAGTCCAATGGATGCCCTAGCGGTGAGAAAGGCCAGTCATCGCCAAAACAGTCATATATTCATAGCAGGAGTGAATCAGCCTCAAGTACTGTTTCCAGTGTTGATTATATGCCTCCCCCATCTATTAAGGTATCAGGGATATCCAATAAGCATCAAAAGGATAATGATTTTTCTGGAGAAATCACATCTGAGTATCCTGGT GACAGCCCTAATTACCCAAACAAACAGCTGCTTCCATTTTCTAGCTCAGAATCTGATGGTTTAACGACAACATCCCATGTCATGAAATTGATTGAAGACCTCAAGAGCCAATTGGACGATGTGCAAACTATGGCTGCAGAAGAATTGCGGCTTCTTGCAAAGCACAATATGGATAATCGCATTATTATAGGCCAGTGTGGTGCTATCACACCCTTGCTTTCGCTGTTATATTCAGAGGTGAAGATAATGCAAGAGCATGCTGTGACAGCTCTTTTGAATTTATCAATTAATGAAGACAATAAGGCCATGATTGCAGAAGCAGGAGCAATTGAACCACTAATCCATGTTCTGAAAACAGGAAATGATGGTGCCAAAGAAAATTCAGCTGCAGCTTTATTCAGCCTCTCTGTCTTGGATGAATACAAGGCAAAAATTGGCCGTTCTGGTGCAGTAAAGGCCTTGGTTGATCTTCTACGCTCCGGGACTCTTAGAGGGAAGAAAGATGCTGCTACAGCACTGTTCAATCTCTCAATTTTTCACGAAAATAAGGCTCGTCTAGTTCAAGCTGGGGCTGTGAAGTATCTTATTGAGTTGATGGATCCCGACACTGGGATGGCGGACAAGGCTGTTGCTCTTCTGGCAAATTTGTCCACTATTGCAGAGGGGCGCTTGGCAATTGCCCGGGGAGGAGGAATTCCGTTACTAGTTGAGATTGTTGAATCAGGTTCTCAGAGGGGAAAGGAAAATTCTGCCTCCGTTCTACTGCAACTGTGCCTTCATAGTCCAAAGTTTTGTACTATGGTTCTTCAGGAAGGAGCTGTCCCTCCGCTGGTTGCTTTATCTCAGTCTGGCACTCCAAGAGCAAAGGAAAAG GCACAACAGCTTCTCAGCCACTTCCGGAATCAGAGAGAAGGGGCTATGGGGAAGGGAAAATAG
- the LOC101301170 gene encoding uncharacterized protein LOC101301170 — translation MDSIPDMDDSPNSAEHKIQNHNLIMTTAGMMMNSGAASSGVTLAASGSSSSSSSPGSSSRYENQKRRDWNTFGQYLKNHRPPLSLSRCSGAHVLEFLRYLDQFGKTKVHTPICPFYGHPNPPAPCPCPLRQAWGSLDALIGRLRAAFEENGGKPEANPFGARAVRLYLREVRDLQSKARGISYEKKKRKRPPLPPQLPPPPHQHQPPPGASCQ, via the coding sequence ATGGATTCGATCCCAGATATGGATGACTCCCCCAACTCTGCAGAGCACAAAATTCAGAACCATAACCTAATCATGACCACGGCTGGCATGATGATGAACAGCGGCGCAGCTAGTTCTGGTGTGACACTAGCAGCCTCGGGTTCTTCTTCTTCTTCATCTTCTCCTGGTTCCAGTAGCCGCTACGAGAACCAAAAGCGCCGTGACTGGAACACCTTCGGACAGTACCTGAAGAACCACCGCCCTCCGCTCTCCCTGTCCCGCTGCAGCGGCGCTCATGTTCTCGAGTTCCTCCGCTACCTCGATCAGTTCGGCAAGACCAAAGTCCACACTCCAATCTGCCCCTTCTATGGCCACCCCAACCCACCAGCCCCATGCCCCTGCCCGCTCCGCCAGGCATGGGGCAGCCTGGATGCCCTCATCGGCCGGCTTCGGGCTGCCTTCGAGGAGAACGGAGGCAAGCCCGAAGCCAATCCTTTCGGAGCTAGAGCCGTTAGGCTCTATCTCCGTGAGGTTCGGGACTTGCAGTCCAAAGCAAGAGGAATCAGCTACGAGAAGAAGAAGCGGAAGCGCCCGCCGCTACCGCCACAGTTGCCTCCACCGCCTCATCAGCATCAGCCTCCTCCCGGTGCCAGCTGTCAGTAA
- the LOC101315007 gene encoding probable arabinose 5-phosphate isomerase-like, whose protein sequence is MGSLPPSSSSDLHLHPHSSSKSAIDETTLLNLFKSQQSHLNFFFQHLDLSQTLAFTTTLLHSSGTIFFSGVGKSGFVANKISQTLVSLGIRSSFLSPLDALHGDIGILAADDVLVLFSKSGNTEELLRLVPCAKAKRAFLISVTSVAGNALASVCDMNVHLPLERELCPFDLAPVTSTAIQMVFGDTVAIALMGARNLTKEQYAANHPAGRIGKSLIFKVRDVMKKEEELPVCKEGDMIMEQLVELTSKGCGCLLVIDDDRHLIGTFTDGDLRRTLKASGEAIFKLTVGEMCNRNPRTIGPDAMAVDAMQKMEAPPSPVQFLPVVDEQNVVIGIVTLHGLVSAGL, encoded by the exons ATGGGGTCTCTTCCGCCGTCGTCGTCGTCGGACCTCCACCTCCACCCACATTCTTCCTCCAAATCCGCAATTGACGAAACTACCCTCCTAAACCTCTTCAAATCCCAGCAGAGCCACCTCAACTTCTTCTTCCAGCACCTGGACCTCTCTCAGACCCTCGCCTTCACCACCACCCTCCTCCACTCCTCCGGCACCATCTTCTTCTCCGGCGTCGGCAAGTCCGGCTTCGTCGCCAACAAGATCTCCCAGACCCTCGTCTCCCTCGGCATCCGCTCCTCCTTCCTCTCCCCCCTCGACGCCCTCCACGGCGACATCGGCATCCTCGCCGCCGATGACGTCCTCGTCCTCTTCAGCAAGTCCGGCAACACCGAAGAGCTCCTCCGCCTCGTCCCCTGCGCCAAGGCCAAGCGCGCCTTCCTCATCTCCGTCACCTCCGTCGCCGGCAACGCCCTCGCCTCCGTCTGCGACATGAACGTGCATTTGCCGCTGGAGCGCGAGCTCTGCCCCTTCGATCTGGCTCCGGTCACCTCCACCGCCATCCAGATGGTCTTCGGCGACACCGTCGCCATCGCCCTCATGGGCGCCAGAAACCTCACCAAGGAGCAGTACGCCGCCAATCACCCCGCCGGCCGCATCGGCAAGTCTCTCATCTTCAAG GTGAGAGATGTGATGAAGAAAGAAGAGGAATTACCGGTGTGCAAGGAAGGGGACATGATAATGGAGCAATTGGTGGAGCTAACAAGCAAGGGATGCGGCTGCTTGCTTGTGATCGACGATGATCGTCACCTGATCGGCACATTTACCGATGGAGATCTCCGGCGCACTCTCAAGGCCAGCGGAGAGGCCATCTTCAAGCTCACTGTTGGGGAAATGTGCAACAGGAACCCAAGGACTATCGGGCCGGACGCAATGGCCGTCGACGCAATGCAGAAGATGGAAGCTCCTCCTTCCCCTGTGCAGTTCTTGCCTGTCGTCGATGAGCAGAATGTTGTGATTGGCATTGTTACTCTGCATGGATTGGTTTCGGCTGGCCTTTGA
- the LOC101301463 gene encoding probable lysine-specific demethylase JMJ14-like: MENNSVPPGFAPRTSFKLKKAEVSVVGVEGTDRSNAVVDSSKQGSTQMDSTSEMTALEKVKTFLQQRPWLLFDQTDHTSVQPDPQQFQMEPPPKACLSNGVTRGSPESTYCVKEPRLPKGVTHGCPESGYCVKVTERWRPEGGIIEKLDKAPVFYPTHEEFKDTLTYITSISARAAQFGICRISPPPSWIPPPPIEENSIWRSSTFASHIQRIDGLRSKLDGSDESRKKKRRISTVGLDCGFEFTSSMGEAGQSDVNCFESERGPEFTLDSFKRYADDFKRQYFRKSDVIGNQEQWEPSVENIEAEYTRIVENPTEGIEVLCGNYLDTKGLGSGFPIVSPDTPECLQSGWNLNNLPRLPGSLLSFESHDTCHILVPQTRVGMCFSSSLWRVEEHHLYSLCYNHLGAPKVWYGVPGSSRIRFEAAKTKSFPDLLKQHRLVKQVSPSALKSEGTPVFCCIQRPGEFVLVFPGAYHSEFDCGFNFSESACFAPLDWLPYGQNAVELYSERERKTSISYDKLLLGAAREAVRAQWEISLLKNKKTSEGLRWKSACFKDGILTELLKTRLKSEEVRRKYFCTSLKSQKMNSDFDATIKRECSICFCDLHFSAVGCPCSVDRYSCLFHAKQRCFCDWSNKFVLYRHEIKELNLLVEALEGKLSAVIKWAKDDLGLYLHEHLPISLTDKTKLKEYTSEDASSPVSTCDTASSIKAELKARMLQSTISNMLKANRDPIASTDAASSIRAELKARLLQSSISKTLTGNDNPLDAAAANGNGRNFVSSQSTISDEHKGMCTPQQPVAMVGTPILPIEVASDVSSVTSSESSSESDDIIPHLGKSSESSHQAESRAPQDCVHVLSDDSDG, from the exons ATGGAAAACAATTCGGTTCCACCTGGTTTTGCGCCTAGGACGTCCTTCAAGCTGAAGAAGGCAGAAGTCTCAGTTGTGGGAGTTGAAGGAACCGATAGGTCCAATGCTGTTGTGGATTCTTCCAAACAAGGGTCAACCCAGATGGACTCAACATCTGAAATGACCGCCTTGGAGAAGGTCAAAACATTTCTTCAGCAAAGGCCATGGTTGCTTTTCGACCAAACTGATCACACTTCAGTGCAGCCTGACCCACAACAGTTTCAAATG GAACCCCCTCCAAAAGCTTGCCTCTCAAATGGTGTGACTCGTGGAAGCCCAGAATCCACTTATTGTGTAAAG GAACCCCGCCTCCCGAAAGGTGTTACTCATGGATGTCCAGAATCCGGTTACTGTGTAAAG GTAACAGAAAGGTGGCGTCCTGAGGGTGGAATAATAGAGAAGCTTGATAAGGCTCCTGTTTTCTACCCAACACATGAG GAATTTAAGGACACTCTCACGTATATCACAAGTATAAGTGCAAGAGCAGCGCAATTTGGTATCTGTCGTATTAGTCCTCCTCCTTCCTGGATACCTCCACCTCCTATTGAGGAAAACAGCATATGGAGAAGTTCCACATTTGCTTCCCATATTCAGCGGATTGATGGGTTGCGGAGTAAACTGGACGGCTCTGATGAGAGCAGAAAAAAGAAGAGAAGAATCTCAACAGTGGGTTTGGACTGTGGATTTGAATTTACCTCAAGTATGGGTGAAGCAGGACAGTCTGATGTCAATTGCTTTGAGTCGGAACGTGGTCCAGAATTCACTCTTGACAGTTTTAAGAGGTATGCAGATGATTTCAAGCGTCAGTATTTCCGCAAAAGTGACGTCATAGGTAATCAAGAGCAGTGGGAGCCATCAGTGGAGAATATCGAAGCTGAATATACACGTATCGTTGAAAACCCAACTGAAGGAATCGAG GTGCTTTGTGGAAATTATTTGGACACTAAAGGGCTTGGGAGTGGATTTCCAATAGTATCACCTGATACCCCTGAATGCTTGCAATCTGGCTGGAATTTAAATAATCTACCCAGACTGCCTGGTTCTCTTCTTTCTTTTGAAAGCCATGACACATGTCATATTTTAGTGCCTCAGACTCGTGTAGGAATGTGTTTTTCATCTAGTCTTTGG AGAGTTGAAGAGCACCACTTATACTCATTGTGTTACAATCATCTGGGTGCTCCTAAAGTATGGTATGGTGTCCCTGGGAGTTCCCGTATACGTTTTGAGGCAGCCAAAACGAAGTCCTTTCCAGATTTATTAAAACAGCATAGGCTG GTTAAGCAAGTATCCCCCTCCGCATTGAAATCAGAGGGCACACCTGTCTTTTGTTGCATTCAGCGTCCTGGAGAGTTTGTTCTTGTCTTCCCTGGAGCTTATCATTCAGAATTTGATTGTGGCTTTAATTTTTCTGAAAGTGCATGTTTTGCTCCTCTAGACTGGTTGCCTTATGGACAGAATGCTGTTGAACTTTACTCTGAACGGGAAAGGAAAACATCCATATCCTATGATAAGCTGTTGCTTGGAGCAGCTAGGGAAGCTGTAAGGGCACAATGGGAAATTTCACTGTTGAAGAACAAAAAAACCTCAGAGGGTTTACGCTGGAAAAGTGCCTGCTTTAAGGATGGGATTTTAACAGAACTACTCAAG ACGCGTCTCAAGTCTGAAGAGGTTCGAAGGAAATATTTTTGCACCTCTTTGAAGTCACAAAAGATGAATTCAGATTTTGATGCTACCATAAAAAGGGAATGCAGCATTTGTTTCTGCGATCTTCATTTCTCTGCAGTAGGTTGTCCTTGTTCTGTAGACAGATACTCGTGTCTATTTCATGCAAAGCAGCGCTGTTTTTGTGATTGGAGTAACAAGTTTGTCCTCTACCGTCATGAAATCAAGGAGTTAAATCTACTTGTTGAAGCTTTGGAAGGAAAATTAAGTGCAGTCATCAAATGGGCGAAAGATGATCTTGGCCTATATTTGCATGAACATCTTCCCATCTCTCTGACAGATAAAACAAAGCTGAAAGAGTACACATCGGAAGATGCATCTTCACCAGTTAGCACTTGTGACACTGCTTCTAGCATAAAGGCGGAATTGAAGGCGCGTATGCTGCAATCCACTATTTCAAACATGTTGAAAGCAAACCGTGATCCAATAGCATCCACTGATGCTGCTTCTAGCATCAGGGCTGAATTAAAGGCACGTCTCCTGCAGTCTTCAATCTCCAAGACATTGACAGGAAATGATAATCCGCTAGATGCTGCAGCAGCCAATGGCAATGGTAGAAATTTTGTTTCTAGCCAATCAACAATCTCGGATGAACATAAAGGCATGTGCACTCCGCAACAGCCAGTGGCAATGGTAGGAACTCCTATTCTGCCGATAGAGGTGGCCTCTGATGTTTCCTCTGTAACTTCAAGTGAATCATCCTCGGAATCTGATGATATAATACCACATCTTGGCAAGTCTTCAGAATCTAGTCATCAAGCAGAAAGTAGGGCACCTCAGGATTGCGTTCATGTTCTTAGTGATGACAGTGATGGTTAA